The Ruminococcus bovis genome includes a region encoding these proteins:
- a CDS encoding YARHG domain-containing protein translates to MKKFLTILSIVTLSSALLVFAGCSTDNNNSSSSEPKEPTVTVSQSVSFSFKATSSTKATTKPSTTKKTTKPYTQPTTKYVAPTTEYVAPTTQYVAPTTQYVAPTTQYVAPTTKYVAPSSNRLTASEVSKMSKTEIQNKINDIYASYGYIFKTKSIQAYYESQSWYVPRYNSETTVESLFSADDNYNKNLLAQYR, encoded by the coding sequence TTGAAAAAGTTTTTAACTATTTTATCTATTGTGACTTTATCCTCTGCACTACTAGTATTTGCAGGTTGTAGTACAGATAATAACAACAGTTCAAGTAGCGAACCAAAAGAACCTACTGTAACAGTTTCTCAGTCTGTATCATTTAGCTTTAAGGCAACCTCATCTACAAAGGCTACAACAAAGCCATCAACTACTAAGAAAACAACTAAACCTTATACACAGCCAACAACTAAGTATGTTGCTCCTACTACAGAGTATGTAGCACCTACTACACAGTATGTTGCTCCAACTACTCAGTATGTTGCACCTACTACACAGTATGTTGCTCCAACAACAAAGTATGTTGCACCAAGCAGTAACCGACTAACTGCAAGTGAAGTTAGCAAAATGTCTAAGACAGAAATTCAGAACAAAATCAACGACATTTATGCAAGTTACGGTTACATATTCAAAACAAAGAGTATTCAGGCTTATTATGAAAGTCAGTCATGGTATGTACCAAGATACAATTCAGAAACAACTGTTGAATCACTCTTTAGTGCAGATGACAACTACAACAAAAACCTACTGGCACAATACAGATAA
- the trkA gene encoding Trk system potassium transporter TrkA yields the protein MNVIVIGAGKIGKCLISSLREENHDVVVVDIDEQRVDRVVDEQDVNGVLGNGTQCDTLKEAGVENAYLVIATTYSDEINILSCLIARKMGARHAIARVRSPEYVNQIDFMRNELSISMMVNPDMSVASEISRILKFPTATNYETFANGKIDMIEISIKEGNNIIDKPIYEISQIYGNEFLICAVKRGEEVFIPNGNFIIREKDNIYITGIHKQVVNFLKGMGILKDKVKNVMIIGGSKISFYLAAILAKMSIDVTIIEKNSDRCKFLASNLPEARVVLGNSADHKLLIEEGIDRCDAVVTVTDSDEANFLVAMYAQNLHVHKQVTKINEPEFFQLYEKVMGESAISLSQVTSSTIVKYLRAKLNANSDQIRNLYKLMGGRIEAIEFITPNDADYLGKPIHTLKFKKDLLVAAISRKKKIIFPNGDDIIEAGDSIIIVTKSKSIRSIEDIFV from the coding sequence ATGAATGTTATTGTAATCGGTGCCGGTAAGATAGGCAAATGCCTTATTAGCAGCCTGAGAGAAGAAAACCATGATGTTGTTGTGGTAGATATTGATGAACAGAGAGTTGACAGAGTTGTTGATGAACAAGATGTCAACGGTGTACTTGGTAACGGTACTCAGTGTGATACTCTGAAAGAAGCAGGAGTTGAGAACGCTTACCTTGTAATTGCTACAACATATTCTGATGAAATAAATATCCTTTCTTGTTTAATCGCAAGAAAAATGGGTGCAAGACATGCTATCGCAAGAGTTAGAAGTCCTGAGTATGTTAATCAGATTGACTTTATGAGAAATGAACTTAGCATTTCTATGATGGTTAACCCTGATATGAGTGTTGCTTCGGAGATTTCCAGAATTCTAAAATTCCCTACTGCAACTAATTATGAAACCTTTGCTAATGGCAAAATTGATATGATTGAAATATCTATCAAGGAAGGTAACAATATTATTGATAAACCTATTTATGAGATTTCTCAGATTTACGGTAATGAATTCCTAATTTGTGCCGTAAAGCGTGGTGAAGAGGTATTTATCCCTAACGGTAACTTTATTATCAGAGAAAAGGATAATATCTATATTACCGGTATCCATAAGCAAGTTGTAAACTTCTTAAAGGGTATGGGAATCTTAAAAGATAAGGTTAAGAATGTTATGATAATCGGTGGTTCAAAGATTTCCTTTTATCTTGCTGCAATTCTTGCAAAGATGAGTATTGATGTTACTATCATAGAAAAGAATAGTGACAGATGTAAGTTCCTTGCCAGTAATCTTCCTGAAGCCAGAGTTGTGCTTGGCAACTCTGCTGACCATAAACTTCTTATTGAAGAAGGCATTGACAGATGTGATGCAGTTGTTACTGTTACAGACAGTGATGAGGCTAATTTCCTTGTTGCTATGTATGCACAGAACTTGCATGTTCATAAGCAAGTAACTAAAATTAATGAACCTGAGTTTTTCCAGCTTTACGAAAAGGTAATGGGAGAAAGTGCGATTTCACTTAGTCAGGTAACTTCTTCTACTATTGTTAAGTATTTAAGAGCAAAGCTTAATGCTAATAGTGACCAGATTAGAAACCTATATAAACTAATGGGTGGTAGAATTGAGGCTATTGAGTTTATTACTCCAAATGATGCTGATTATTTAGGAAAGCCAATTCACACTTTGAAGTTTAAGAAGGACCTTCTTGTTGCAGCAATTAGCAGAAAGAAAAAGATTATTTTCCCTAACGGTGATGATATAATTGAGGCCGGTGACTCAATTATCATTGTTACTAAGAGTAAATCAATTCGTTCAATCGAGGATATATTTGTATGA
- a CDS encoding TrkH family potassium uptake protein, whose product MNYRAVVNVLGKIMFMEGTLMILPLIVAIIYGEYDTLIAFLIPIVILVSVGLAFGVKTPKNKMLLAKEGFMICGLAWIFMSAFGCLPFVISGMIPNYLDAFFETVSGLTTTGSSILTKVEGNPYGLLFWRSFTNWIGGMGVITFLMAIVPQGDGQAMHLMRAEVPGPKAGKIVSKLTDTARILYILYFILTALEIIMLMFSGIGFYHSVVTAFATAGTGGFSVKDASIAGYHSPYVEYVVATFMLLFGVNFNLYFFMILRKFKAVLQDTELKVYLGMVVASITLICINLLSTGKIAFETAFRDSYFTVTSIVSTSGFVTADFEQWSVFSKVILISLMFVGGMAGSTAGGMKVTRIVLYFKQMIRDIKQMVRPRQVMSVRINKKSVDNSILKGINTYLVIYVFILLTSTLLVSIEGQSLVTTFTSVVTCFNNIGPGMDGVGATSNFAHLSVLSKIVLSFDMLAGRLEIFPMMILLIPSTWKRRV is encoded by the coding sequence ATGAATTACAGAGCAGTAGTAAATGTACTTGGCAAGATAATGTTTATGGAAGGTACTTTGATGATACTTCCACTTATCGTTGCTATTATTTATGGTGAATATGATACACTGATTGCATTTTTGATTCCAATAGTTATTTTAGTTAGTGTTGGACTTGCTTTTGGTGTGAAAACCCCAAAGAATAAAATGCTTCTTGCTAAAGAAGGTTTTATGATTTGTGGTCTTGCGTGGATATTTATGTCAGCATTTGGTTGCTTACCATTTGTTATTTCAGGTATGATACCTAATTATCTTGACGCATTTTTCGAAACAGTTTCCGGTTTAACCACAACCGGTTCATCAATCTTAACTAAGGTTGAAGGTAATCCTTACGGATTACTATTTTGGAGAAGTTTTACTAACTGGATAGGTGGTATGGGTGTTATTACATTCTTAATGGCTATTGTACCTCAGGGTGATGGTCAGGCAATGCACCTTATGAGAGCTGAAGTTCCGGGTCCTAAAGCCGGTAAAATTGTTAGTAAACTAACTGATACGGCCAGAATTCTTTATATTCTGTACTTTATCTTAACTGCACTTGAGATTATTATGTTAATGTTCTCCGGTATTGGCTTTTATCACAGTGTTGTTACTGCCTTTGCAACTGCCGGTACAGGTGGTTTCTCGGTAAAGGATGCATCTATTGCCGGTTATCACAGTCCATATGTTGAATATGTAGTTGCAACATTTATGCTATTATTCGGTGTAAACTTTAACTTATATTTCTTTATGATACTAAGAAAGTTTAAGGCAGTGCTACAAGATACCGAACTTAAAGTTTACTTAGGAATGGTAGTTGCAAGTATCACTTTGATATGTATTAACTTGCTATCAACAGGCAAAATAGCATTTGAAACTGCATTTAGAGATTCTTACTTTACAGTAACTTCCATAGTCAGTACCTCAGGTTTTGTAACGGCTGACTTTGAACAATGGTCTGTATTCTCTAAGGTAATACTAATCAGTTTAATGTTTGTCGGTGGTATGGCCGGTTCAACTGCCGGTGGTATGAAAGTTACAAGAATTGTACTGTACTTTAAGCAGATGATAAGAGATATTAAACAGATGGTACGCCCTAGACAGGTTATGAGTGTTAGAATAAACAAAAAAAGTGTTGATAACAGTATCCTAAAGGGTATTAACACTTACCTAGTTATTTATGTGTTTATTCTTTTAACAAGTACTTTACTTGTCAGTATTGAGGGACAGTCCCTTGTAACTACATTTACTTCAGTAGTTACTTGTTTCAACAACATTGGTCCCGGTATGGATGGTGTTGGTGCAACTTCTAACTTTGCACATTTATCTGTTTTAAGCAAGATTGTTCTTTCTTTCGATATGCTTGCCGGTAGACTTGAGATTTTCCCTATGATGATTTTACTAATTCCATCAACTTGGAAAAGAAGAGTTTAA
- a CDS encoding 4'-phosphopantetheinyl transferase family protein: protein MVETFILNTDPLDSKELFEQLLEQVDDTRKEKILKLRTFTKQKQSLGAGLLIKKYVGDVHSLNKNGKPKNNDTEFNISHSGKYVVLTKGGTEPVGVDIELMQRGNKHIAPRFFTLDECVQIDRSYDPDKTFTQIWTLKEAFLKCIGSGVGKDLKRFTIHIDDEKIRIDNRINRNFYYFKEYDVSGYKLSVCSEDNRFAETLEDVTDEIFKLEETK, encoded by the coding sequence ATGGTTGAAACATTTATCTTAAATACCGACCCACTGGATAGCAAAGAGCTATTTGAACAGTTACTTGAACAGGTCGATGACACCAGAAAAGAAAAAATATTAAAATTAAGAACCTTTACAAAACAAAAGCAATCTTTAGGTGCCGGACTATTAATCAAAAAATATGTTGGAGATGTTCATTCTCTAAACAAAAACGGCAAACCTAAGAATAACGATACTGAATTTAACATTAGTCATAGTGGTAAGTATGTTGTACTGACAAAAGGTGGTACAGAACCTGTCGGTGTTGATATTGAACTTATGCAGAGAGGCAACAAGCACATTGCACCAAGATTCTTTACACTTGATGAATGTGTACAAATTGACCGTAGCTATGACCCGGACAAAACATTTACACAGATTTGGACTTTAAAGGAAGCATTTCTAAAATGCATCGGTTCAGGTGTTGGCAAAGATTTAAAGAGGTTTACAATTCATATTGATGATGAAAAAATCAGAATTGACAACAGAATCAACAGAAATTTCTACTACTTTAAGGAATATGATGTTTCCGGTTATAAGCTTTCTGTTTGTAGTGAAGACAACAGATTTGCAGAAACTTTGGAAGATGTTACCGATGAAATCTTTAAATTAGAAGAAACTAAATAA
- the alr gene encoding alanine racemase — MEKYYRAKANINLDAIHHNFQLVKDSIKEGTQLMAVIKADGYGHGAKQIAKYCDDLIDRYAVAVVEEGIDLRVAGFTKPINLLGYTDKLQYEDVINYDLIPAIFSYDMAKDFSDTAVKMNKFAICHLALDTGMSRIGFADTDESVEVIKEIAKLPNIKIDGMFTHLYRADEVDKSIAIDQYNRFMNFKEKLENEGIELKNCHVSNSAAIMELPDMNLNIVRSGIINYGLYPSHEMREEDFKIIPAMELKTSVSFVKTISKGVAVGYGGTYVADKDTVVATVPVGYADGYPRSLSNKGQVLIHGKRANIIGRVCMDQFMIDVTDIPNVKVGDTVTLVGKDGDDFLSCEEVAETAGSFNYEFVCDVSKRIPRVYYFNGEIVDEVHYVGI, encoded by the coding sequence ATGGAAAAATATTATAGAGCAAAAGCTAATATAAATTTGGATGCAATCCATCATAACTTTCAGTTAGTTAAAGACAGTATCAAAGAAGGTACTCAGCTTATGGCAGTTATCAAGGCTGACGGTTATGGTCACGGTGCAAAACAAATTGCAAAGTATTGTGACGACTTAATTGATAGATATGCAGTTGCAGTTGTAGAAGAAGGTATTGACCTTAGAGTAGCCGGTTTTACAAAGCCTATTAATCTTTTGGGATATACCGATAAATTACAGTATGAAGATGTAATTAACTATGATTTAATACCTGCGATTTTCTCTTATGATATGGCAAAGGACTTTTCTGATACAGCAGTAAAGATGAATAAGTTTGCAATATGTCACCTAGCACTTGATACAGGTATGAGCAGAATCGGTTTTGCCGATACTGATGAAAGTGTTGAAGTGATTAAGGAAATTGCAAAATTGCCTAACATTAAGATTGACGGTATGTTTACTCATTTATACAGAGCTGATGAAGTCGATAAGAGCATTGCTATTGACCAGTATAACAGATTTATGAACTTTAAAGAAAAGCTAGAGAATGAGGGAATAGAGCTTAAGAATTGCCATGTTAGTAACTCAGCAGCTATTATGGAACTACCTGATATGAATCTAAATATTGTTCGTAGTGGTATTATCAACTATGGTCTATATCCTAGTCATGAAATGAGAGAAGAAGATTTTAAGATTATTCCTGCTATGGAACTAAAAACTTCTGTTTCATTTGTTAAGACTATCAGCAAAGGTGTTGCAGTTGGTTACGGTGGTACTTATGTTGCTGATAAAGACACAGTAGTTGCTACTGTACCTGTTGGTTATGCTGACGGTTATCCTCGTTCACTAAGTAACAAAGGTCAAGTTCTTATTCACGGTAAGAGAGCTAACATTATCGGCAGAGTTTGTATGGATCAGTTTATGATTGATGTTACAGATATTCCAAATGTTAAGGTTGGAGATACAGTTACTTTAGTAGGCAAAGATGGTGATGATTTCTTATCTTGTGAAGAAGTAGCTGAAACAGCCGGTTCATTTAACTATGAATTTGTTTGTGATGTAAGTAAGAGAATTCCTAGAGTGTATTACTTTAACGGTGAAATAGTGGATGAAGTCCATTATGTTGGAATTTAA
- a CDS encoding sugar transferase, whose protein sequence is MYKKRYQSWRKHFDFLLLDLFCLHLAYLFSYLIIFKGQNPYGNTFYNNALLVVTLIDSAVIVFYQTFRNVIQRDLFKEISITVKHSIIVALLSIISIYITDTTNYYNRYLLLLMFVFYVVITFTVRCLWKLFLTKRATNGGKRKLFIVTTESLMETVLDNIRNKNYQRYNIVGISVIDKDLKGEYIDGVKIVANSDDVYEFVCKNWVDEVFINLDQEQPYPTFLVDMFEEMGVITHIKLFNENNTLGRKQFVEHMAGYTVLTTTINYASPFQLLVKRLIDIVVGIIGCVLTGILTLIIGPLIKKADPGPIFFAQERVGENGKTFKMYKFRSMYMDAEERKKELEEHNKVGDGLMFKMDEDPRIIGFEKLPDGTTKRGIGNILRDTSLDEFPQFLNVLKGDMSLIGTRPPTVNEVQKYELHHRARLSTKPGITGLWQVSGRSDITDFEEVVKLDTQYIQNWSLSYDVKIILKTIKVILKREGSM, encoded by the coding sequence GTGTATAAAAAGCGGTATCAAAGTTGGCGAAAGCATTTTGACTTTTTATTGTTAGATTTATTTTGCTTACATTTGGCTTATTTATTTTCATATTTAATAATTTTTAAAGGGCAAAACCCTTATGGAAATACATTTTATAACAATGCATTACTTGTTGTAACGCTAATTGATAGTGCAGTTATTGTTTTTTATCAGACCTTCAGAAATGTAATACAGAGAGATTTGTTTAAAGAAATTTCTATAACGGTTAAACATTCAATAATAGTTGCGTTACTTTCTATTATTTCAATCTATATTACAGATACAACTAACTATTACAATAGATACTTATTGCTATTGATGTTTGTATTCTATGTTGTAATCACTTTTACTGTAAGATGTTTATGGAAACTTTTTCTAACTAAAAGAGCAACTAACGGTGGCAAAAGAAAACTATTTATTGTTACAACAGAAAGTTTAATGGAAACTGTACTTGACAATATCAGAAATAAAAATTATCAAAGATATAACATTGTAGGTATTTCTGTTATTGACAAGGATTTAAAAGGTGAATACATTGATGGTGTAAAGATTGTTGCAAATAGTGATGATGTATATGAGTTTGTTTGCAAGAACTGGGTTGATGAAGTATTTATTAACCTAGACCAAGAACAACCTTATCCTACATTCTTGGTTGATATGTTTGAAGAAATGGGTGTTATCACTCACATTAAGTTGTTTAATGAGAATAATACTTTAGGTAGAAAACAGTTTGTTGAACATATGGCGGGTTACACTGTATTAACAACAACAATTAACTATGCTTCACCTTTCCAACTACTTGTTAAAAGACTTATTGATATTGTAGTCGGTATTATCGGTTGTGTTTTAACAGGCATTTTAACACTGATTATCGGTCCGTTAATTAAAAAGGCTGATCCGGGTCCAATATTCTTTGCTCAAGAAAGAGTTGGTGAAAACGGTAAAACATTTAAAATGTATAAATTCCGTAGTATGTATATGGATGCTGAGGAAAGAAAGAAGGAACTTGAAGAACACAATAAAGTTGGTGATGGTCTTATGTTTAAGATGGATGAAGATCCAAGAATTATTGGTTTTGAAAAGTTACCGGATGGTACAACCAAGAGAGGTATAGGTAATATTTTAAGAGATACAAGCCTTGATGAGTTTCCTCAATTTTTAAATGTACTAAAGGGTGATATGAGTTTAATCGGTACTCGACCACCAACAGTTAATGAAGTGCAGAAGTATGAACTTCACCACAGAGCAAGACTTTCTACAAAGCCGGGTATTACAGGTTTGTGGCAGGTTAGTGGAAGAAGTGATATTACTGATTTTGAAGAAGTAGTAAAACTTGATACACAGTATATCCAAAACTGGTCTTTAAGTTATGATGTGAAAATTATTTTAAAAACCATAAAAGTAATCCTTAAAAGAGAAGGTTCCATGTAA
- the rfbB gene encoding dTDP-glucose 4,6-dehydratase, producing MKGIILAGGSSFIGSNFVFHMLNKYPDYRIVCLDKLTYAGNLSTLAPVMDNPNFRFVKEDICDREAVYKLFEEEHPDMVVNFAAESHVDRSIENPEVFLDTNIKGTAVLMDACRKYGIKRYHQVSTDEVYGDLPLDRPDLFFTEETPIHTSSPYSSSKAGADLLVLAYHRTYDLPVTISRCSNNYGPYHFPEKLIPLMIANALADKPLPVYGEGLNIRDWLYVEDHCKAIDLIIHNGRVGEVYNVGGHNEKRNIDIVKIICKELNKPESLITYVTDRKGHDMRYAIDPTKIHNELGWLPETKFEDGIKKTIQWYLDNREWWETIISGEYQNYYEKMYGDR from the coding sequence ATGAAAGGTATTATTTTAGCAGGTGGTTCCAGTTTTATCGGCTCAAATTTCGTATTTCATATGCTAAATAAATATCCGGATTATAGAATTGTATGTCTTGATAAGCTAACCTATGCCGGTAACTTATCAACACTTGCACCGGTTATGGATAACCCTAACTTCCGTTTTGTAAAGGAAGATATTTGTGACAGAGAAGCAGTTTATAAGCTATTTGAAGAAGAACATCCTGATATGGTTGTAAATTTTGCAGCAGAAAGCCATGTTGACCGTTCTATTGAAAACCCTGAAGTTTTCCTAGATACTAACATTAAGGGTACTGCTGTTCTTATGGATGCTTGTAGAAAGTATGGTATCAAGCGTTATCATCAGGTTTCTACAGATGAAGTCTATGGCGATTTGCCACTTGACAGACCTGATTTATTCTTTACAGAAGAAACACCTATCCACACAAGTAGTCCATACAGTTCATCAAAGGCAGGTGCTGACTTATTAGTTCTTGCTTATCACAGAACATATGACCTACCTGTAACAATCAGCCGTTGTTCAAACAACTATGGTCCATATCACTTCCCTGAAAAGCTAATTCCACTTATGATTGCTAATGCTTTAGCCGATAAGCCACTTCCTGTTTATGGTGAAGGCTTAAATATTCGTGACTGGTTATATGTTGAGGACCATTGTAAGGCTATTGACTTAATCATTCACAATGGTAGAGTTGGTGAAGTTTATAATGTTGGTGGTCATAACGAAAAGAGAAACATTGACATTGTTAAGATTATTTGTAAAGAACTTAATAAGCCTGAAAGCTTAATTACATATGTAACAGATAGAAAGGGTCACGATATGCGTTACGCTATTGACCCTACAAAGATTCACAACGAACTAGGTTGGCTACCTGAAACTAAGTTTGAAGACGGTATAAAAAAGACAATTCAGTGGTATCTTGATAACCGTGAATGGTGGGAAACTATCATTAGTGGTGAATATCAGAACTATTACGAAAAAATGTATGGTGACAGATAA